Proteins encoded in a region of the Bubalus bubalis isolate 160015118507 breed Murrah chromosome 9, NDDB_SH_1, whole genome shotgun sequence genome:
- the LOC102393331 gene encoding elongation factor 1-alpha 1-like: MGKEKTHINIIVIGHVDSGKSTTTGHLIYKCGGIDKRTIEKFEKEAAEMGKGSFKYAWVLGKLKAERERGITTDISLWKFETSKYYVTIIDAPGHRDFIKNMITGTSQADCAVLIVAAGIGEFEAGISKNRQTHEHALLAYTLGVKQLIVGVNKMDSTEPPYSQKRYEEMVKEVSTYIKKIGYNPNTVAFVPISGWNGDNMLELSANRPWFKGWKVTRKNGNASGTTLLEALDCILPPTRPTDKPLRLPLQDVYKIGGIGTVPVGHVETGVLKPGMVVTFAPVNVTTEVKSVEMHHEALSEALPGDNVGFNVKNVSVKDVCRGNVADDSKNDPPMEAAGFTAQVIILNHPGQISAGYAPVLDCNTAHIACKFAELKENIDHRSGKKLEDGPKFLKSGDAAIIDMVPGKPMCVESFSDYPPLGHFAVHDMRQTVTVGVIKAVDKKAAGAGKVTKSAQKAQKAK; encoded by the coding sequence atgggaaaggagaagaCCCACATCAACATCATTGTCATTGGACACGTAGATTCAGGGAAGTCTACCACGACTGGCCATCTGATCTACAAATGTGGCGGGATTGACAAGAGAACAATTGAAAAGTTCGAGAAGGAGGCTGCCGAGATGGGAAAGGGCTCCTTCAAATATGCCTGGGTCTTGGGCAAACTTAAAGCTGAACGTGAGCGTGGTATCACCACTGATATCTCCCTGTGGAAATTTGAGACCAGCAAGTACTATGTTACCATCATTGATGCCCCAGGACACAGAGACTTCATCAAAAACATGATTACAGGCACATCCCAGGCTGACTGTGCTGTCCTGATTGTTGCTGCTGGTATTGGTGAATTTGAAGCCGGTATCTCCAAGAACAGGCAGACCCATGAGCATGCCCTTCTGGCTTACACCCTGGGTGTGAAACAACTAATTGTTGGCGTTAACAAAATGgattccactgagccaccctATAGCCAGAAGAGATACGAAGAAATGGTTAAGGAAGTCAGCACCTACATTAAGAAAATTGGCTACAACCCCAACACAGTAGCATTTGTGCCAATTTCTGGCTGGAATGGTGACAACATGCTGGAGCTGAGTGCTAATAGGCCATGGTTCAAAGGATGGAAAGTCACCCGTAAGAACGGCAATGCCAGTGGAACCACCCTGCTTGAAGCTCTGGATTGCATCCTGCCACCAACTCGCCCAACTGACAAACCCTTGCGTTTGCCTCTCCAGGATGTCTATAAAATTGGTGGTATTGGTACTGTCCCTGTGGGTCATGTGGAGACTGGTGTTCTCAAACCTGGCATGGTGGTCACCTTTGCTCCAGTCAATGTAACAACTGAAGTGAAGTCTGTAGAAATGCACCATGAAGCATTGAGTGAAGCCCTTCCTGGGGACAATGTGGGCTTCAATGTCAAGAACGTGTCTGTCAAAGATGTCTGTCGTGGCAATGTGGCTGATGACAGCAAAAATGACCCACCCATGGAAGCTGCTGGCTTCACAGCTCAGGTGATTATTTTGAACCATCCAGGCCAAATCAGTGCTGGATATGCACCTGTGCTGGATTGTAACACAGCTCACATTGCTTGCAAGTTTGCTGAGCTGAAGGAGAACATTGATCACCGCTCTGGGAAAAAGCTGGAAGATGGCCCTAAATTCTTGAAATCTGGTGACGCTGCCATCATTGATATGGTTCCTGGCAAGCCCATGTGTGTCGAGAGCTTCTCTGATTATCCTCCCCTGGGCCATTTTGCTGTGCATGACATGAGACAGACAGTCACTGTGGGTGTCATCAAAGCAGTGGACAAGAAGGCAGCTGGAGCTGGCAAGGTCACCAAGTCTGCCCAGAAAGCTCAGAAGGCTAAATGA